The following are encoded in a window of Sutcliffiella horikoshii genomic DNA:
- a CDS encoding ATP-binding protein, which translates to MFAIDQLPTAIQDKIKKNKENDGTSSLIGSAGYTSADDDVLFDCIIALSMGKNVLLKGPTGSGKTKLAETLSSIFYQPMHSINCSVDLDAEALLGFKTIHNNDGKATIEFVPGPVINAMKQGNLLYIDEINMAKPETLPILNGVLDYRKTITNPFTGEVVKANQNFGVIAAINEGYVGTVPLNEALKNRFVVIDVPYVQGEVLLQVLKSQSKLEDEKLLKKYVTLSADLIALVENGNLSEEAASVRALLDTCDLSVYLPPLRAIKRGIVEKLEDDREKAAILNIAQTLFE; encoded by the coding sequence ATGTTTGCTATAGATCAATTACCTACAGCTATTCAAGATAAGATTAAAAAAAATAAAGAAAACGATGGTACAAGCTCCCTTATAGGATCAGCAGGGTATACATCAGCTGATGATGATGTATTGTTTGATTGTATCATTGCTTTATCTATGGGGAAGAACGTCCTGTTAAAAGGGCCAACAGGATCGGGGAAAACGAAGTTGGCAGAAACGTTATCTTCCATTTTTTATCAGCCGATGCATAGTATCAACTGCTCTGTAGATTTAGATGCTGAGGCACTACTTGGCTTTAAGACCATCCACAATAATGATGGAAAAGCGACGATAGAGTTTGTGCCAGGTCCAGTAATCAATGCAATGAAGCAAGGAAACCTTCTTTATATAGATGAGATAAATATGGCGAAACCAGAAACTTTGCCAATTTTAAACGGAGTGTTGGATTACCGTAAAACGATTACGAATCCTTTTACAGGGGAAGTTGTGAAAGCAAATCAGAACTTTGGCGTGATTGCTGCCATCAATGAAGGATATGTGGGAACGGTACCATTAAATGAAGCATTGAAAAATCGTTTTGTAGTTATTGATGTACCTTATGTACAGGGAGAAGTGTTACTTCAAGTATTGAAAAGTCAATCCAAACTGGAAGATGAAAAATTGCTTAAGAAATATGTAACATTATCAGCTGACCTTATCGCGCTTGTTGAAAACGGAAATCTATCCGAAGAAGCTGCGTCTGTGCGCGCACTATTAGACACTTGTGATCTTAGTGTATACTTACCACCACTTAGAGCGATTAAGCGTGGTATTGTCGAAAAGTTGGAAGATGATAGAGAAAAAGCCGCTATCTTAAACATCGCACAAACTTTGTTTGAATGA
- a CDS encoding TerC family protein → MELSLLLEYGWVLLVLIALEGILAADNALVLAIMVKHLPEEARKKALFYGLAGALVFRLGSLFAISFLVTIWQVQAIGAAYLLFIALNHIWRRFAVAKVEHAATVDTPKKQSGFWMTVFKVEVADIAFAVDSILAAFALAMTLPKTNLPQIGGIDGGQFIIIFLGGFIGVVIMRFAATLFVKLLKERPSLETAAFLIVGWVGFKLAMYTLAHPSVGVLPYHFPHSPLFKAMFWIVLIGIAVGGWIVSGKNKVVQEVDSIK, encoded by the coding sequence ATGGAATTATCATTATTATTGGAATACGGCTGGGTTCTTCTTGTCTTGATTGCACTTGAAGGTATTTTAGCGGCTGACAACGCACTAGTACTAGCAATTATGGTTAAGCACCTCCCGGAAGAAGCACGGAAAAAGGCTTTATTTTATGGCCTGGCAGGAGCACTCGTCTTTAGGCTCGGGTCTTTATTCGCTATCTCATTCTTAGTAACCATTTGGCAGGTGCAGGCGATTGGTGCCGCATACTTGCTGTTTATCGCACTAAACCATATATGGCGACGGTTTGCAGTGGCAAAAGTGGAGCATGCTGCTACCGTTGATACGCCAAAAAAACAGTCTGGTTTTTGGATGACAGTTTTCAAAGTAGAAGTTGCAGACATTGCATTTGCAGTTGACTCTATTTTAGCAGCTTTTGCATTAGCGATGACATTGCCAAAAACAAACCTTCCTCAAATCGGGGGTATTGATGGAGGTCAATTCATCATTATCTTCCTTGGTGGATTTATCGGCGTAGTTATCATGCGTTTTGCTGCTACCTTGTTCGTTAAGTTGCTAAAAGAAAGACCAAGTTTGGAAACTGCCGCATTTTTAATTGTAGGTTGGGTAGGTTTCAAACTTGCTATGTACACATTGGCACACCCAAGTGTTGGCGTGCTTCCATACCACTTCCCGCACAGTCCGTTATTTAAAGCGATGTTCTGGATTGTCTTGATCGGTATCGCTGTTGGTGGCTGGATTGTTTCCGGAAAGAACAAAGTAGTGCAAGAAGTGGATAGCATCAAGTAA
- a CDS encoding MATE family efflux transporter: protein MHQVFSYKERLHLFIKIVVPILITQLGLFSMNLFDIMMTGNVGASDLAGVAIGSGLWVPVYTGLSGILLSITPIVAQLVGAKKTEGVPFSITQGVYVAFAMSLLIILMGALLINPILSGMNLEIGVRHVAKYYLIALGFGIIPLFVYTVIRCFIDALGHTRTSMIITLLSLPINVLLNYLLIFGKLGLPALGGIGAGVASALTYWLIMIISLYIVLKKKPFTKFPLFKKLYPISFSKWKEILLIGVPIGLSIFFETSIFSAVTLLMSSFDTVTIASHQVALNFASLLYMIPLSISMALTILVGFEVGAGRIHDAKQYTIMGVVSAVLLSSICAVFLYFFRAEVAFLYTKDPKVIALTTAFLLYAIFFQLSDAIAAPIQGALRGYKDVNVTFMLAFVSYWIIGLPIGYLLANFTDYGAFGYWIGLICGLAAGAVGLSWRLNVLQKRYMATTVPVK, encoded by the coding sequence ATGCATCAAGTATTCTCCTATAAAGAACGTCTTCATCTTTTCATTAAAATTGTCGTTCCAATTCTCATTACTCAGCTTGGCTTATTTTCCATGAACCTTTTCGATATTATGATGACTGGAAACGTCGGTGCAAGTGACTTAGCCGGTGTGGCAATTGGTTCTGGACTTTGGGTTCCAGTTTACACAGGTCTTAGTGGAATATTACTCTCCATCACTCCGATCGTGGCGCAATTGGTTGGCGCCAAAAAAACAGAAGGTGTCCCTTTTTCAATCACGCAAGGTGTGTACGTTGCATTTGCCATGAGTTTACTTATTATATTAATGGGCGCTTTGTTGATTAATCCGATACTTTCTGGAATGAACTTGGAAATAGGAGTAAGACATGTAGCTAAATATTACTTAATTGCACTTGGCTTTGGGATCATTCCATTGTTTGTCTACACAGTAATTCGATGTTTCATTGACGCCCTAGGACACACGAGAACATCTATGATCATCACACTGCTGTCCTTACCTATTAATGTCTTACTGAACTACTTATTGATCTTCGGGAAACTTGGACTCCCTGCCCTTGGCGGAATTGGCGCAGGAGTGGCATCTGCACTTACTTACTGGCTTATCATGATTATTTCTTTATACATTGTCCTAAAGAAAAAGCCTTTTACGAAGTTTCCACTTTTCAAGAAACTATATCCTATTTCTTTTTCAAAGTGGAAAGAGATCTTATTAATCGGGGTTCCGATAGGACTTTCCATCTTTTTTGAAACCAGTATATTCTCAGCTGTTACACTTTTGATGAGTTCTTTTGATACAGTAACGATCGCTTCTCACCAAGTGGCATTAAATTTCGCTTCCCTGCTTTATATGATTCCGCTAAGCATTTCTATGGCGTTAACCATATTGGTTGGTTTTGAAGTTGGGGCAGGACGCATTCATGATGCCAAACAGTACACCATCATGGGCGTAGTTTCGGCAGTTCTTCTTTCCTCCATTTGTGCTGTCTTCCTATATTTCTTTAGAGCAGAAGTGGCTTTTCTTTATACAAAGGATCCAAAAGTGATTGCACTTACAACCGCTTTCCTTTTATACGCCATTTTCTTTCAACTATCAGATGCGATTGCCGCACCAATCCAAGGGGCATTAAGAGGATATAAAGATGTCAATGTTACGTTTATGCTAGCTTTTGTCTCTTATTGGATCATCGGTTTGCCAATTGGATATTTACTAGCAAACTTTACTGACTATGGAGCATTTGGCTATTGGATTGGCTTAATTTGTGGATTAGCAGCTGGAGCTGTCGGGCTTTCATGGCGTTTAAATGTCCTTCAAAAAAGATATATGGCAACAACAGTACCTGTAAAATAA
- a CDS encoding CAP domain-containing protein, whose translation MKINKKSIITAVTTAAVLTAAPFGMNAKAESNAPTKPTCDLTNKVTSFNSNKAFTNQEDAKAFLDGYVKDLEEKYGVKVNLNGAPSAEAAEKEAPKQAEQKPAEKVEAPKEEKAEAPAEAPKQEEPKQEAQAPQQQAPQQNAEKPATEQTAGAVSEFEKKVVELTNAEREKQGLAPLELDVELSKVAKDKSKDMQQNNYFSHNSPTHGSPFDMMKKYGIQYNTAGENIAQGQQSPEEVVNAWMNSEGHRANIMNENFTHIGVGHVEEGNYWTQMFIGK comes from the coding sequence ATGAAAATCAACAAAAAGTCAATCATCACTGCTGTAACTACTGCAGCTGTATTAACAGCAGCACCATTCGGAATGAATGCAAAAGCAGAATCAAACGCACCAACAAAACCAACATGTGACTTAACAAACAAAGTCACTTCATTTAATAGTAACAAAGCATTTACTAACCAAGAAGACGCAAAAGCATTCTTAGATGGTTACGTAAAAGATCTTGAAGAAAAATATGGTGTTAAAGTAAACTTAAATGGCGCACCATCTGCTGAAGCAGCGGAAAAAGAAGCACCAAAACAAGCTGAGCAGAAACCTGCTGAAAAAGTAGAAGCTCCAAAAGAAGAAAAAGCGGAAGCTCCTGCTGAAGCACCGAAACAAGAAGAGCCAAAACAAGAAGCTCAAGCTCCACAACAACAAGCTCCACAGCAAAATGCTGAAAAACCAGCAACTGAACAAACTGCAGGTGCTGTAAGTGAGTTTGAAAAGAAAGTAGTAGAATTAACAAACGCAGAGCGTGAAAAACAAGGTTTAGCTCCATTAGAATTGGACGTAGAATTAAGCAAAGTAGCGAAAGATAAGTCTAAAGACATGCAGCAAAACAATTATTTCTCTCATAACAGCCCGACTCACGGATCTCCGTTTGATATGATGAAGAAATACGGAATTCAGTACAACACTGCTGGGGAAAACATTGCACAAGGTCAACAAAGCCCTGAAGAAGTGGTAAATGCTTGGATGAATTCTGAAGGTCACCGTGCTAATATCATGAATGAAAACTTCACTCACATTGGTGTAGGTCATGTGGAAGAAGGTAACTACTGGACTCAAATGTTCATCGGAAAATAA
- a CDS encoding homogentisate 1,2-dioxygenase: MYYRKMGEIPHKRHTMFKKEDGTLYREQVMGTKGFSGTQSILYHHYLPTEVVKSTVLGSYMPEYEEQDALNHRHLLTTSLETKGNALNSREYLLGNSDLLIGTALVTEKMDNYYRNGDGDELLFIHYGSGKVETMFGTITYRPGDYVTIPIGTIYRVVPNEETKILFIESFSQLTTPRRYRNEYGQMLEHSPFCERDFRGPETLETYTDKGEYEVITKTRGHLHSHVLGHHPLDVVGWDGYLYPWVFNIEDFEPITGRVHQPPPVHQTFEGHNFVVCSFVPRLYDYHPEAIPAPYYHSNVNSDELLYYVAGNFMSRKGIVEGSITLHPSGIPHGPHPGTTEASIGKKETLELAVMIDTFKPLKVVKKAHSIEDKKYMFTWIEK, from the coding sequence ATGTATTATCGTAAAATGGGAGAAATACCACATAAACGCCACACGATGTTCAAAAAGGAAGACGGGACATTATATAGAGAACAAGTAATGGGTACCAAAGGATTCTCAGGTACACAATCCATCCTCTATCATCACTACCTGCCAACAGAAGTGGTGAAATCCACGGTACTTGGCAGCTATATGCCGGAATATGAAGAACAAGATGCCCTGAATCATCGCCACCTACTAACCACTTCATTAGAGACCAAAGGAAATGCACTAAATTCCAGAGAGTATCTATTAGGAAACAGTGATCTATTAATAGGAACAGCGCTGGTCACAGAAAAGATGGATAATTATTACCGAAATGGTGACGGAGACGAACTGTTATTCATCCATTACGGTTCAGGAAAAGTAGAAACCATGTTTGGGACGATAACATACCGTCCAGGAGATTATGTGACCATCCCAATCGGTACCATCTACCGCGTCGTACCTAATGAAGAAACTAAAATACTCTTCATTGAATCATTTAGTCAACTAACCACACCTAGAAGGTATCGCAATGAATATGGACAGATGTTAGAACACAGTCCATTTTGCGAACGTGACTTCAGGGGTCCGGAAACATTAGAAACATATACAGACAAAGGCGAGTATGAAGTAATCACCAAAACAAGGGGACATTTGCATTCACATGTACTTGGTCATCACCCACTTGATGTTGTGGGGTGGGACGGTTATCTCTACCCATGGGTATTTAATATAGAAGATTTTGAACCGATAACAGGCAGGGTTCATCAGCCACCTCCAGTCCATCAGACTTTTGAAGGACATAACTTTGTTGTTTGTTCCTTCGTGCCTAGATTATACGACTACCACCCAGAAGCGATACCGGCTCCGTATTATCATAGCAATGTAAACAGTGATGAACTGCTTTATTATGTGGCAGGAAACTTCATGAGCCGCAAAGGGATTGTGGAAGGGTCCATTACCTTACACCCATCTGGAATTCCGCATGGTCCTCATCCTGGTACCACTGAAGCTAGTATCGGAAAGAAGGAGACCTTGGAGCTGGCAGTGATGATAGATACATTCAAGCCTTTGAAGGTTGTTAAAAAAGCTCACAGTATTGAAGATAAAAAGTATATGTTCACTTGGATAGAAAAATAA
- a CDS encoding fumarylacetoacetate hydrolase family protein has translation MKYITFKNSYGEIKAGWINHDIVVDMNEASDGLLPSDLLTLITQYEKYRDIVTLHLESDRTKGRYKIEEVTLLAPLPRPVSVRDFYAFEEHVKTARARRGLDVIPEWYEIPVFYFTNHLAIKGPEDEIDKPSGCNWLDYELEIACIIGKEGRNIKAQDAKEYIFGYCIMNDWSARDLQAKEMKVGLGPAKGKDFATSLGPVIVTPDELESYKTSKGYNLEMTASVNGRLLSKGDFKQIHYSFAQMIERASADVTLYPGEVIGSGTVGTGCILELGTEVHRWLEPGDEVELTITGLGTLKNTIK, from the coding sequence ATGAAGTATATTACTTTTAAAAATAGCTATGGTGAGATAAAAGCCGGCTGGATCAATCATGACATTGTTGTCGACATGAACGAAGCATCAGATGGTTTATTACCAAGTGACCTTCTTACATTGATAACCCAGTATGAGAAATATAGAGATATCGTAACACTTCATTTAGAAAGTGATCGTACAAAAGGTAGATACAAAATAGAGGAAGTCACCCTACTAGCACCTTTACCTAGACCTGTAAGCGTTCGTGATTTCTATGCGTTTGAGGAACATGTTAAAACGGCGCGTGCAAGAAGGGGACTGGATGTTATTCCGGAGTGGTATGAGATTCCTGTTTTTTATTTTACCAATCACTTGGCCATTAAAGGACCTGAGGATGAGATTGATAAACCATCAGGGTGTAATTGGCTCGATTATGAGTTGGAAATCGCCTGCATCATTGGAAAAGAAGGCAGAAATATAAAAGCGCAGGATGCCAAAGAGTACATTTTTGGCTATTGCATCATGAATGATTGGAGTGCGAGAGACCTTCAGGCAAAAGAAATGAAGGTTGGTTTGGGACCGGCAAAGGGGAAGGATTTTGCGACATCCCTAGGGCCTGTCATTGTGACACCTGACGAACTTGAATCGTATAAGACAAGTAAAGGATATAACCTGGAAATGACCGCTTCTGTAAATGGTAGGCTGCTTTCTAAAGGGGATTTCAAGCAGATCCACTATAGCTTTGCTCAAATGATTGAAAGAGCTTCAGCCGATGTTACCTTATACCCTGGAGAAGTGATAGGATCAGGGACGGTTGGTACCGGCTGCATCCTGGAACTTGGTACAGAAGTACACCGCTGGCTAGAACCAGGGGATGAAGTAGAACTTACCATTACAGGTCTAGGAACATTGAAAAACACAATAAAATAA
- a CDS encoding flavin reductase family protein → MDIQPSNLAWKDAYKLMVGSILPRPIALVSSINKEGVANIAPFSFFTAISAEPMLVCFSPMRRGTDGSKKDTLLNIESTKEFVINIVSEEIVDQMNITATEFPSDVDEFEESGFTKEPSSVVAPPRVKESLVQMECSLHEVLHFGDLPGSGSLIIGKVESFHISDDLYFEGKIDTKKLNPVGRMAGSMYTKAISDMFELQRK, encoded by the coding sequence ATGGATATTCAACCAAGCAATCTTGCCTGGAAAGATGCATACAAGCTGATGGTAGGGTCTATCTTGCCAAGACCCATCGCGCTAGTTTCTTCTATTAATAAGGAAGGAGTTGCGAACATCGCTCCTTTCAGTTTTTTTACTGCGATCAGTGCAGAGCCGATGTTGGTCTGCTTTTCTCCAATGCGAAGAGGCACAGATGGGTCGAAAAAGGACACTTTACTTAACATCGAAAGCACAAAGGAATTTGTGATTAACATTGTCAGCGAAGAAATAGTGGATCAAATGAATATCACAGCAACAGAGTTCCCAAGCGATGTCGATGAATTTGAAGAGTCAGGTTTTACGAAGGAGCCTAGTTCGGTCGTTGCACCGCCACGGGTTAAGGAAAGCCTTGTCCAAATGGAGTGCTCTCTGCATGAAGTGTTGCATTTCGGTGATCTACCGGGTTCAGGCAGCCTGATTATAGGCAAAGTAGAGAGTTTTCACATATCAGATGACCTGTATTTTGAAGGTAAGATTGATACAAAGAAATTGAACCCTGTAGGAAGAATGGCAGGAAGCATGTATACCAAGGCCATTAGTGATATGTTCGAGCTTCAACGCAAATAA
- the hisC gene encoding histidinol-phosphate transaminase: protein MAVKVKSREILQHIAAYPLGKSLQDIQSELGIVNIRNMSEIENVFGCSPSVKKQLMQRLDHLFTYPDGSARALSSKLADFLGVAQNQLFIGNGSDEIIRLLIRAFLNTTEEAIMADITFPRYKTNVSIEGGTPVIVPLKGGVHDLTAMLATITEKTKMIFVCNPNNPTGTIVNKDDLISFIEEVPEHILIVLDEAYYEYATSEEYLQSIPLLEKHANLVILRTFSKVYGLAGLRIGYGIMDSSILAELNKVKEVFNVNQLGQAAAMEAIMDQEFRKDCILRNERGRAYLEAELEKLGYTYFPTNANFMMIHIGKDGNEITQQLLAKGIMVKSGAVLGYPNSIRVTICSMEDNRYFIETLKNL from the coding sequence ATGGCGGTAAAAGTAAAAAGCCGAGAAATACTCCAACATATTGCTGCCTACCCTTTAGGGAAAAGCTTGCAGGATATACAGTCAGAATTAGGAATCGTGAATATAAGAAACATGTCTGAAATTGAAAATGTGTTTGGTTGTTCTCCATCCGTGAAGAAACAATTAATGCAAAGATTAGATCATTTATTTACATACCCGGACGGTTCCGCAAGAGCTCTTTCAAGCAAATTGGCGGATTTTTTAGGGGTAGCCCAAAATCAGTTGTTCATTGGAAATGGTTCAGATGAAATTATCAGGCTGCTGATCCGCGCTTTTCTGAATACAACAGAAGAAGCCATCATGGCTGATATTACATTCCCGAGATACAAAACCAATGTCTCCATTGAAGGTGGCACCCCGGTAATCGTTCCATTAAAAGGTGGCGTGCATGATCTGACAGCTATGCTCGCTACTATTACAGAAAAGACAAAAATGATTTTTGTTTGCAATCCTAACAATCCAACAGGGACAATTGTAAATAAGGATGATCTTATTTCCTTCATTGAAGAAGTACCAGAACATATCTTGATTGTGTTGGATGAGGCGTATTATGAATATGCAACAAGTGAGGAATATCTTCAATCCATCCCTTTGCTAGAGAAGCATGCTAACCTTGTTATATTAAGAACTTTTTCAAAAGTATATGGCCTGGCTGGGTTACGAATTGGGTATGGCATCATGGATTCTTCCATATTAGCAGAATTAAACAAGGTGAAAGAGGTTTTCAATGTAAATCAGCTTGGTCAAGCAGCTGCAATGGAAGCCATTATGGACCAGGAATTTAGAAAAGATTGTATCCTTCGCAATGAACGAGGTAGAGCGTACTTAGAGGCTGAACTAGAGAAATTAGGTTATACCTATTTCCCTACAAATGCAAATTTCATGATGATACATATCGGCAAAGACGGAAATGAAATCACACAACAACTTCTTGCAAAAGGGATAATGGTTAAGTCAGGAGCAGTCTTGGGGTATCCAAACAGTATAAGGGTCACCATCTGCTCGATGGAAGATAACCGTTATTTTATCGAGACATTAAAAAATTTGTAG
- the hppD gene encoding 4-hydroxyphenylpyruvate dioxygenase, whose amino-acid sequence MNVEKTMQEKDQAEEVFPVKDVDYLEIYTGNAKQASHFFATTFGFQPIAYSGLETGNRETVSYVLKQRNVRLVITGSLKQDTKISEFVKKHGDGVKDIALVVEDVESAYNGAVERGAIAIQPPQELTDEYGTLKKAVIGTYGDTIHTLVERKNYTGVFMPGFKAYTNSTPVKDAGIIGIDHVVGNVEQMEEWVAYYEKVMGFKEMTHFTDKDINTEYSALMSKVMHNGGRIKFPINEPAEGKRKSQIEEYLEFYNGAGVQHIAILTEDIVQTVSKLKENGVEFLNTPDTYYEMLSERVGEIDEEIAKLRELSILVDRDDEGYLLQIFTKPIVDRPTLFIEVIQRKGAKGFGEGNFKALFESIEREQELRGNL is encoded by the coding sequence ATGAACGTAGAAAAAACGATGCAAGAAAAAGATCAAGCAGAAGAAGTTTTTCCAGTAAAAGATGTGGATTATTTGGAGATCTACACAGGCAACGCTAAACAAGCATCCCACTTTTTCGCTACCACATTCGGTTTTCAACCTATAGCCTATTCTGGATTAGAAACAGGCAACAGGGAGACGGTTTCCTATGTGTTAAAGCAACGTAATGTACGACTTGTCATTACAGGTTCTCTTAAACAGGATACAAAAATTTCTGAGTTTGTTAAAAAGCATGGAGACGGAGTTAAGGATATCGCGCTTGTCGTGGAAGATGTTGAAAGTGCTTACAACGGAGCGGTGGAAAGAGGAGCAATTGCGATCCAGCCTCCACAAGAGCTGACAGACGAGTACGGAACATTGAAGAAAGCAGTAATTGGTACATACGGAGATACCATTCACACATTGGTTGAACGTAAAAATTATACTGGAGTATTCATGCCTGGATTTAAAGCATATACGAACTCCACACCAGTTAAAGATGCAGGAATTATCGGAATCGATCATGTGGTAGGGAACGTAGAGCAAATGGAAGAATGGGTTGCTTATTACGAAAAAGTGATGGGCTTTAAAGAAATGACTCATTTCACAGATAAAGATATTAACACAGAATATTCCGCGCTAATGTCTAAAGTAATGCACAATGGTGGCAGAATTAAATTCCCAATCAACGAACCTGCAGAAGGAAAAAGAAAATCCCAAATCGAAGAATACTTGGAGTTCTATAATGGTGCCGGTGTTCAACATATTGCAATTTTAACGGAAGATATCGTTCAGACAGTAAGCAAACTAAAAGAAAATGGTGTTGAGTTCCTTAATACTCCTGATACTTACTATGAAATGTTGTCAGAAAGAGTAGGGGAAATTGATGAGGAAATCGCAAAGCTTCGCGAGCTGAGCATTCTCGTTGACCGAGACGATGAAGGTTATCTACTTCAGATCTTTACAAAACCTATTGTTGACAGACCAACTCTTTTCATTGAAGTGATCCAACGTAAAGGTGCAAAAGGCTTTGGTGAAGGAAACTTTAAAGCATTATTTGAATCCATTGAAAGAGAGCAAGAATTAAGAGGAAATCTGTAA
- the lpdA gene encoding dihydrolipoyl dehydrogenase gives MVVGELTQERDVMVLGGGPGGYHAAIRAAQLGRQVTIIEKNKLGGVCLNEGCIPSKVHTAAAQSFQRMKPFQQLGLDTSGVIFDLPRLQEHKQKVVEQLLQGVVALCKANKIEIIEGEASFISSTKIGVENGHQYDTFTFNDVIIATGCHKQPIAEINPQALTPTSIWNLEDLPSELILYGNDDFTLEAATTFNSLGSKVTLIIPTGQHEFTFDPAINKELQRQLKKQKIKLYKAHKIPQFRFNEVQWEVRFEQAKNESVMLESSHLYCMEERKPSTETLGVQRAGIHLSDEGFIKINESCCTNVPSIYAIGDITEGPALAVKAIKQGKVAAENIAGQHSECDFTFLPRIVQTIPPIATVGMTETDAVENGFEVKIGESTLQTNGYASILGQKEGFSKTITDAKTDLVLGIHMMGAQAVEMISTGTLALEMVARQEDMLFPSYPHPSVNESMWESVEDLEGKAIHKAPRVTKQKVTSS, from the coding sequence ATGGTCGTAGGTGAACTTACTCAAGAACGTGATGTAATGGTGCTTGGCGGAGGCCCTGGAGGTTATCACGCTGCAATCCGAGCGGCTCAGTTAGGTAGACAGGTTACCATCATTGAGAAAAATAAGCTTGGCGGGGTCTGCTTAAATGAAGGATGTATCCCGTCTAAAGTACATACTGCAGCTGCACAGTCTTTCCAACGGATGAAACCTTTTCAGCAACTTGGGCTGGATACTAGCGGGGTTATATTCGACCTGCCAAGGTTACAGGAACACAAACAAAAGGTAGTCGAGCAACTACTTCAAGGTGTTGTGGCATTATGTAAAGCAAATAAAATCGAGATCATAGAGGGGGAAGCCTCTTTTATATCCTCTACTAAAATCGGGGTGGAGAACGGGCATCAATATGATACTTTCACTTTTAATGATGTAATTATTGCAACAGGGTGCCATAAGCAGCCAATTGCTGAAATAAACCCTCAAGCTCTAACACCTACTTCAATATGGAACCTGGAAGATTTGCCAAGTGAGCTTATTTTATATGGTAACGATGATTTCACCCTTGAAGCAGCGACAACCTTTAACAGTTTAGGGTCGAAGGTGACTTTGATTATTCCAACAGGTCAGCATGAATTTACATTTGATCCTGCCATAAACAAAGAACTGCAGAGGCAGTTAAAAAAGCAAAAAATAAAGCTCTATAAGGCTCATAAAATCCCTCAGTTCAGGTTCAATGAGGTTCAGTGGGAAGTGAGGTTTGAGCAGGCTAAGAATGAATCAGTCATGCTGGAAAGTTCGCACCTTTACTGTATGGAAGAAAGAAAACCTTCAACGGAAACACTTGGTGTTCAGCGCGCAGGCATTCATTTGAGCGACGAAGGTTTTATAAAAATAAATGAATCATGTTGTACAAATGTACCATCTATTTATGCCATCGGAGATATTACAGAAGGCCCTGCCTTGGCCGTTAAAGCGATTAAACAAGGAAAAGTCGCGGCAGAAAATATTGCCGGGCAACATTCCGAGTGCGATTTTACATTTCTTCCTAGAATCGTTCAGACCATTCCTCCAATTGCAACAGTCGGAATGACGGAAACAGATGCGGTTGAAAATGGATTTGAAGTGAAGATAGGGGAAAGCACTCTCCAAACAAATGGGTATGCAAGCATTCTTGGACAAAAAGAAGGCTTCAGTAAGACGATTACAGATGCGAAAACAGATTTAGTACTAGGTATTCATATGATGGGAGCCCAAGCGGTAGAAATGATCAGTACCGGAACACTTGCTTTAGAAATGGTTGCAAGACAAGAGGATATGCTGTTTCCTTCTTACCCTCATCCTAGTGTAAATGAAAGCATGTGGGAGTCGGTGGAAGATCTTGAGGGGAAAGCCATTCATAAGGCCCCGAGAGTGACAAAACAAAAAGTAACATCCTCATGA